The genome window ACGAGACCGGCACGATCCGCAGCGTCGTGCAACGCGAGTTCACCCAGCACTTCCCTGAGCCGGGATGGGTCGAACACGATCCCCAGGAGATCTGGGTCTCGCAGATCAGCGTGGCGGTCGAGGCGCTCGGTAAGGCGCACGTCCGGCCGCGCGACGTCGCAGCGGTCGGCATCACCAACCAGCGCGAGACGACGATCGTCTGGGATCGGACGACCGGCCAGCCGATCCACAACGCCATCGTCTGGCAGGACCGCCGCACGGCAGGGTTCTGCGACGAGCTCAAGGCCGCCGGTCACGAGCCGTTCGTGCAGTCGCGCACGGGGCTCGTCATCGATGCCTACTTCTCGGCCAGCAAGGTGCGCTGGCTGCTCGACCACGTCCCCGGCGCCCGCGAGAAGGCGGCCGCCGGCCAGCTGGCCTTCGGCACGGTCGACAGCTGGCTCGTCTGGAAGCTGACGAGCGGGGCGCGGCACCTCACCGACGTCACGAACGCGTCGCGAACGATGCTCTTCAACATTCACACGGGGGCGTGGGATGAGGACCTGCTGCGGCTGTTCGACATCCCGGCGAGCCTGCTGCCCGAGGTCCGCCCGTCGAGCGAGGTCTACGCGCAGGTGACGACAACGCTCGGGCTCGGCGAGGTGCCGATTGCCGGCATCGCCGGCGACCAGCAGGCCGCGCTCTTCGGCCAGCAGTGCACGACGCCCGGGATGGCGAAGAACACCTACGGCACCGGGTGCTTCCTGCTGCAGCACACGGGCCGCTCGCCGATCGCATCGACGAACCGCCTGGTCACCACGGTCGCCTGGGGCCTCGACGGCGGCCTCGAGTACGCGATGGAGGGCAGCGTGTTCATCGGCGGCGCCGTGGTGCAGTGGCTGCGCGACGGGCTCGGTCTCATCAGGAGCGCCGGCGAGGTCGAAGCCCTCGCGTCGAGCGTGACCGACAACGGCGGCGTTTATCTGGTCCCGGCGTTTGCCGGCCTCGGTGCCCCCCACTGGGACGCGTACGCACGCGGCACGCTCGTCGGGCTCACCCGCGGGACGACCGCGGCGCACGTGGCGCGGGCCGCCCTCGAGGCCATCGCCTACCAGGTCGGCGACCTGCTCGACGCGATGCACCGTGACGCGGGCGTCGAGCTCTCGGAGTTGCGCGTCGACGGCGGCGCCGCCCAGAACGACCTCCTCATGCAGTTCCAGTCGGACGTGCTCGGCGTGCCGGTGCTCCGGCCCGCGGTCACCGAGACGACGGCCCTCGGCGCCGCGTACCTCGCCGGGCTCGCCGTCGGCTACTGGAAGGCCCGCGCGGACATCGCCTCGCAGTGGCAGGTCGAGCGACGGTTCGAGCCGCAGATGGCGCCAGCCAAGGCCGACGCGTTGAGGTCCCGCTGGCGCGACGCGCTCGATCGTGCGCGGGGGTGGGCGCCGAGCGACCGGGGACAGTGACCCGCCACGCCGGGGAGTGCCTGGCGGCCACGCGTTCCGGAGCTCACTCCCTGGGCTTGCCCTCGAAGAGCGACGCGGTGTCGAGCGTCTCCCCGCCCCGCTCGGTGCACACGGCGTACCGGTTCGGGTACAACGAGACGCCGGCGTGCTCGCCCGCCGCGTTCACGATGTAGAAGTTCACGTT of Acidobacteriota bacterium contains these proteins:
- the glpK gene encoding glycerol kinase GlpK gives rise to the protein MAYILALDQGTTSSRALLFDETGTIRSVVQREFTQHFPEPGWVEHDPQEIWVSQISVAVEALGKAHVRPRDVAAVGITNQRETTIVWDRTTGQPIHNAIVWQDRRTAGFCDELKAAGHEPFVQSRTGLVIDAYFSASKVRWLLDHVPGAREKAAAGQLAFGTVDSWLVWKLTSGARHLTDVTNASRTMLFNIHTGAWDEDLLRLFDIPASLLPEVRPSSEVYAQVTTTLGLGEVPIAGIAGDQQAALFGQQCTTPGMAKNTYGTGCFLLQHTGRSPIASTNRLVTTVAWGLDGGLEYAMEGSVFIGGAVVQWLRDGLGLIRSAGEVEALASSVTDNGGVYLVPAFAGLGAPHWDAYARGTLVGLTRGTTAAHVARAALEAIAYQVGDLLDAMHRDAGVELSELRVDGGAAQNDLLMQFQSDVLGVPVLRPAVTETTALGAAYLAGLAVGYWKARADIASQWQVERRFEPQMAPAKADALRSRWRDALDRARGWAPSDRGQ